TTGTATTACATTTTGAAATGCTGTGTATGCAGCATTGATCAAAAAGATTCTCTGCTATACTTACTTCACGTGTAGCATCAATGGAGTTTCGAAATGCTCAGAACCACTGAACAGAAAAAAAAATATATTCAAGCGACACGTGCGCAAAACTATCAAGCCAGCCTAAAGCTTGAAGGCATTACAACGACAGCTCAAACAAATCAACAAAGTAAAGCTGAAATCTTGCAAAAATATAAGAAGTATTCGCAACCCGAAACTTAGTCAGGTGCATGTATGGATAAATATGGGGAAATGGGTGACAGCCTGTATTGTTACCCTGGCACAAATATCCTAAAGAACAAACTCAATATTCATGATGAACAAATTTTAGAACAAGCTGAACTAGAACTGTCTGGATTGGCAAGTAACTTAATTGAATATGCTGAACCACCTTACGACTTACAATACTTAAAATCAATTCATGCGCAGCTCTTTGGCGACTTATACGACTGGGCAGGAAAGTTAAGACAAATCGATATTTCCAAAGGTGACACCCGTTTTTGTAATTTTTCCCGTATTGAAATTGAAACCAATAAACTACTCAAACCGCTTCAAGAAAAAAAATACTTTCAAGGCTTAGCACCACAACAACTGATTCCTCAACTTGCCGACTTGTATTGTGAGCTTAATGTCATACACCCATTCCGTGAAGGTAATGGACGTACACAACGGATTTTCTTTGAGCATCTGATTGCTCATTGTGGTTATGGTATTGATTGGTCTCGCATTGACTCTCAACAACAATGGATTCAAGCCAATATTGAAGGTTTTTATGGTAATTTAAATCCATTAATTAAGATTTTTGAAATATGCTTTATTCAAAATACCTAAAATTTAAGTAGTCGAAGCCCACAATCCTTAATGAGCCATCATCTTTGCTTCAATCCACTGATTAATTTCCCAAATAAACCAACAATCACGATTCTTAGAAATCTTAATACTCTTCGGGTAATTTAGGGTAAGCGTCCGCTGAACACACCTTATGAATTCATCCTATAAGCCTTAATTTAGTCCCCACTTAAAAACAAGTGGGGACTAAAATTTATGACTACAAATCACCAGACATCCATCGCATCTCTTGCGAAAAAACGAAGAACATACAGTGCTGAATTTAAACAGCAGATCGTTCAGGCTTGTAAAGCACCGGACGTTTCAATTGCTTCGGTCGCTTTGCAACATGGATTGAATACAAATCTTGTATCCAAATGGATTCGCTTAATTGATGGTAAGCCAGGGAATGATCGCTCACCACTACCGAATAAACCTGCATTTATTGCCTTATCTTGCTCTGCACCATTAGATCCTACTCCTACTGACATGTTAACGGTTCAAATTACTTTACCCCACTCAAAAGCAGAAATTGGCTTGAAATGGCAAGTATCAGAAATATCTGCTTTAGCAGAATTACTCAAGGCACTTGCAACATGATCCGCATTGATGAAATCTGGCTTTCTACCCAACCTCTGGATATGCGAGCAGGGATGGATACTATCATGGCTCAGGTGGTGAGAGCCTTTGGCTACATTAAACCGCATTGTGCTTACCTGTTCTGTAATAAACGTGGCCATCGCATGAAAGTGCTGGTACATGATGGACTGGGCATCTGGCTGTGTGCCCGGCGGCTGGAACAGGGAAAATTCCACTGGGCGCAGGTTCACCAGGGTGAAAGCATGGCGATCAGTCCGGAACAGTTACAGGCACTGATCCAGGGTTTACCTTGGCAGCGCATTGGACGACAGCAGGTGGTGACGATGCTCTAAACTAGGCTGTTCCATTCTGCTATTCTCCAAACGTTCTATTTCCTCTGCGTCATGACCTCAGGCATACTGCGGTCATGAATACGCTGCCAGACTTAAGCCAACTGACCCATGAACAACTGCTGGAATTTACCAGACAGTTGGCAATGCAGCATCAGTCTCTGGCACAATCAAATCAAGAATTAGAAAAATCAAACCAGCAATTGGATGCCAAAGTTCAACATCTTTCCATTCTCACGCAAAAATACGAGCATGAGCTCGCACTATTTAAACAGCACAAATTTGGCAGTAAAAACGAACATCTCACCACAAAACAAATCCACCTATGGGACGAAGCGGTCGAAGAAGATATCGCAGCAGTTGATTTGGAACTGGAGCGGCTGAATGCAGATAAAACCGATGCAGCGACAGAGAAAGCCACAGTCAACAAACCTAAACGTCGACTGCTGCCAGATCATCTACACACCATCCGTATTGAGCATGAACCTGCATCAACCCAATGCAGTTGTGGCTGCCAGTTACGTCGTATCGGCGAAGATATCAGTGAAAAACTGCATTTCAGACCAGCACAGTTCTACAAGGAACAGCATGTCCGTGGCAAATGGGTCTGTGATCAGTGCGACACTCTGACTCAGCAAGCGATGCCCGCCTATGTGATTGATAAAGGCATTGCTTCACCTGAACTGCTCAGCCATGTGCTGGTATCGAAGTATGCCGATCATTTGCCGCTGTACCGTCAGCGCCTGATCTATCAGCGGGCGGGCATTGATCTGTCCAGATCTACTTTATCTGACTGGATTGGTCGCTGCGGTGTGGAACTGGAACCTCTGGCCAATGCCTTAAAAGAGGTGGTGCTGCAACAGCAGGTGCTGCATGCAGATGAAACACCAGTCACCATTATGCGGATGGATGATGATGAGAAAAAACCGAAGAAAGGTTATGTCTGGGCCTATGCCACCACACAGTACAATCCAGTTCAAGCGGTGATCTATGACTTTCAGGATAGCCGTTCAGGCCAGCATGCTGCAGAGTTCTTGAAAGGCTGGCAGGGTTATCTAGTCTGTGATGATTACAGTGGTTATAAAGCACGCTTTAAATCAGGCCAGGTGATTGAGGTGGGCTGCATGGCCCATGCGCGTCGTAAATTCCATGAACTGCATGTGACCAAAAAAAGTCAGGTCGCTGAACAGGCATTAGTGCTGATTCAGAAACTGTATGCCATAGAAGCAGAACTCAGGAAAAAGACCGATAGTACAGCAGAACAGCGCCGCGAATACCGACAACAGCACAGCCAACCGGTGATGCAACAACTATATGAATGGCTCAACCAACATTATCTGACGGTACCATCGAGTTCTCCCACCGCCAAGGCCATCAATTACACGCTGAAGCGTTGGTCAGCTTTAAGCCGCTATCTGGATGATGGCAATCTACCCATTGACAATAACTGGGCAGAGAACTCAATGCGTCCCTGGGCATTGGGACGAAAGAACTGGCTATTTGCAGGTTCGCTGCGTAGTGGTCAACGAGCGGCCAATATCATGACTTTAATCCAGTCAGCAAAGCTGAATGGGCTGGATCCGTATGCCTATCTCAGTGATGTGCTGAAAAGGCTGCCGACACATAAAGCGACCCAAATAGAAGAATTACTGCCACATCGCTGGAAATCCAACTCAAATTAAAAAATAGGCATGGGGTTCAGCGGACGCTTACATAGATTGTTAACTTAGA
The Acinetobacter sp. 10FS3-1 DNA segment above includes these coding regions:
- the tnpB gene encoding IS66 family insertion sequence element accessory protein TnpB (TnpB, as the term is used for proteins encoded by IS66 family insertion elements, is considered an accessory protein, since TnpC, encoded by a neighboring gene, is a DDE family transposase.) translates to MIRIDEIWLSTQPLDMRAGMDTIMAQVVRAFGYIKPHCAYLFCNKRGHRMKVLVHDGLGIWLCARRLEQGKFHWAQVHQGESMAISPEQLQALIQGLPWQRIGRQQVVTML
- a CDS encoding YhfG family protein — its product is MLRTTEQKKKYIQATRAQNYQASLKLEGITTTAQTNQQSKAEILQKYKKYSQPET
- a CDS encoding putative adenosine monophosphate-protein transferase Fic; its protein translation is MDKYGEMGDSLYCYPGTNILKNKLNIHDEQILEQAELELSGLASNLIEYAEPPYDLQYLKSIHAQLFGDLYDWAGKLRQIDISKGDTRFCNFSRIEIETNKLLKPLQEKKYFQGLAPQQLIPQLADLYCELNVIHPFREGNGRTQRIFFEHLIAHCGYGIDWSRIDSQQQWIQANIEGFYGNLNPLIKIFEICFIQNT
- the tnpC gene encoding IS66 family transposase, which translates into the protein MNTLPDLSQLTHEQLLEFTRQLAMQHQSLAQSNQELEKSNQQLDAKVQHLSILTQKYEHELALFKQHKFGSKNEHLTTKQIHLWDEAVEEDIAAVDLELERLNADKTDAATEKATVNKPKRRLLPDHLHTIRIEHEPASTQCSCGCQLRRIGEDISEKLHFRPAQFYKEQHVRGKWVCDQCDTLTQQAMPAYVIDKGIASPELLSHVLVSKYADHLPLYRQRLIYQRAGIDLSRSTLSDWIGRCGVELEPLANALKEVVLQQQVLHADETPVTIMRMDDDEKKPKKGYVWAYATTQYNPVQAVIYDFQDSRSGQHAAEFLKGWQGYLVCDDYSGYKARFKSGQVIEVGCMAHARRKFHELHVTKKSQVAEQALVLIQKLYAIEAELRKKTDSTAEQRREYRQQHSQPVMQQLYEWLNQHYLTVPSSSPTAKAINYTLKRWSALSRYLDDGNLPIDNNWAENSMRPWALGRKNWLFAGSLRSGQRAANIMTLIQSAKLNGLDPYAYLSDVLKRLPTHKATQIEELLPHRWKSNSN
- the tnpA gene encoding IS66-like element accessory protein TnpA, translating into MTTNHQTSIASLAKKRRTYSAEFKQQIVQACKAPDVSIASVALQHGLNTNLVSKWIRLIDGKPGNDRSPLPNKPAFIALSCSAPLDPTPTDMLTVQITLPHSKAEIGLKWQVSEISALAELLKALAT